Genomic window (Gammaproteobacteria bacterium):
CCTCTTTTCAGGCCCTTATAGCCAGCAATTGATGATTCCAAATTGCTGAGAATGTCAAACATCCCCTTGCAGGAGCGATATAACTCCATTCCCACATCCGTAGGGCGGGTTTTGCGCTCAACTTGCTCAAACAATGGCAAGCCAATCGTGTCCGACAATTTTTTAATCTGCATGGACACGGTCGGTTGAGTTAGAAACAACTCTTCAGCGGCTTTGGTATAACTGCCCAGGCGGACAATGGCCTCAAAAATCTGTAACTGCCGTAAGGTCAAGTGACGAATCAGGTGATCCGGCATTGCACTTACTACGTGCAGTTCACGCTCGTCAGTATTCATTCTTAGTCCTTTTCCGACCCGTTCAGGGGCCTCCAGCATATCACTGACCATACAAATCGACTATTCCATTGGTTTAGAAAATTTCTCTGGCGCAATAACCTGGATATCAGAGACAAAAATGGTTAATCGATAGCCTTTGGCAATTTGCCGCTGCAGGCCGTCTAGCAGGCGTTGCAGCTTTTCTTCAGGCACAATAACCTTAACCATGATGTTGGCTTCAAAATCCAGTGAACCTTCCAGTTCACCACAAATTCCCTCACCATATACTCGGATAATGGAATAACCACTTACACCATGGCGGCGAAACATTTCGCGCAGCTTGTCTTGCAACACATCCATGGTAATGACATTGACTAACTTGTAAGGATAAAGTTTGGGCATGACTGCTGTCCTCGGTCAAACAACTAAACACCGGCCAAATACTGGACGTACCAGTAATACAACGGGATTCCAATAAGCACATTGAACGGGAAGGTAATTCCTAGCGACAACGTCAAATAAAACGACGGGTTTGCCTCAGGTACTGCCAACCTCATTGCTGGCGGCACGGCAATGTAGGAGGCACTGGCGCCCAACACCGCAACGAGGGTCGCACCACCCACGCTAAAACCAAGGATGCTATAGCCAACAAAACCACCCACGGCACCACCAAACAGAGGCATGACGATACCAAAGGCTGCCAACACCAAACCGACCTTTTTAAATTCCTTGATACGGCGCGCAGCTTCCATGCCCATCTCGAACAAGAACAGACACAGTACACCCATGAAAATTTCATCAATGAACGGCATCAGTTTTTGAATTCCAGATGGCTGTGCAATTGCACCAATCACCATCGAACCAATCAACACCACCACACTGCCATTAGTAAACGCGTCACGTAACAAGTGGGAGAAACTTCCGTTCGAGTCATTGTTATCATACAGCGATGCAGTACCGTCATTGTTTGCCAGCACGGGCGCTGAAGATGCTAAACGTTTTCTGGCAAAAGCAGCCAAAACTAGGCCAACAATGATCGCCGGCGATTCCATCACCGCCAGCATAATCAGCGGATACGACTCGTAATGAATTGATGAGCTATCAAGAA
Coding sequences:
- a CDS encoding sodium-dependent bicarbonate transport family permease, encoding MSSLNNLLIPAVLFFALGVIARIIKSDLKFPPDLAKVLAIYLLMAIGLHGGYELAKAELSIAVNSIVWALILGFSLPILGYLALILTKRVSPMDAAAISAHYGSVSAGTFLTAIAFLDSSSIHYESYPLIMLAVMESPAIIVGLVLAAFARKRLASSAPVLANNDGTASLYDNNDSNGSFSHLLRDAFTNGSVVVLIGSMVIGAIAQPSGIQKLMPFIDEIFMGVLCLFLFEMGMEAARRIKEFKKVGLVLAAFGIVMPLFGGAVGGFVGYSILGFSVGGATLVAVLGASASYIAVPPAMRLAVPEANPSFYLTLSLGITFPFNVLIGIPLYYWYVQYLAGV
- a CDS encoding DUF190 domain-containing protein, whose protein sequence is MPKLYPYKLVNVITMDVLQDKLREMFRRHGVSGYSIIRVYGEGICGELEGSLDFEANIMVKVIVPEEKLQRLLDGLQRQIAKGYRLTIFVSDIQVIAPEKFSKPME